The genomic region CAATCAGATCCCCATGACCATCTCCCTCCTCGCAGTGATCCACATGCAAAGCCCACAATCGCAATACCAACATCCTCGTCGACACCTTCACTGCATGATTTCTGCTCTCAATACTCATCGCCGGCTGGATCCTCATGCTTGATGGGTCCTGCTGGAACTGCAACGACACTTCAATCATCATGGTTGGAACATACGGAACCACTCCTATGATGCTTAGATTTTGTTTTCATGTTTACTTCGTGCTGAGCGAAGTCCCTTGGAGGGATCTATTCTACTGCTGCAGTGGCAGACGCGGCCGCAGGGAATGTCCACACTGCCATGGTGACCTTTCACGCAAAGCTAGGAGGGCATTGAAGAATGGTCCGGCGAGTGGGTCGAAGGATCTGTATGCTGCGCTCCCTACTCATGGGGAAGGTGATGAGGAGGTAGGGGGTGTTAGTAAGTGGCATGGAAAAGACGCAGGTCGTCAAAGTACCGACGAGGAGACTGCGATGCTTGTGTGACTAAGCCTGGTGTTGTCCGAGGCAGAGTCCTGGTTGAAGGGAGGGTCAGCAAGGTGAACATCATCAAAGGGTGGTAGTGTTTGGGAGAAGGCGTCGTCGGATTCTGAGAATGCCACCAGAATGGTACATGGTGTAGTCGCAGTCCATCAACTAAGAAACGTCGTCGCTCTAGCTCTTGCTATCCCTTCGCAGGTTTCCGTGGGTAGCGCTCTTTGCCCTTACCGGTTTTATACAGCGTCTGTGAACAGTGGAGTGATGACTCGGCCAGCTGACGCTGGCTTTTTGTTCACCGATTTGTTGCCACCTTGGTTCTGGCGTAGATTAGTGATCAATGCGGGCCAGTTCTGTTGCTCTGCTGTTCCTGGACGCTGTACAAGGCTCATATCTGATGCACAGACAGCATTATGGGCCCATCGCTGTGTACAGGGATTCTGGCGATAAGATGCCAAGCCCGATCGGGCTTTCCATGGGACCGCATGTGCTGTGCAGTAGTTAGGTGTCCAGGCTGGTCTTACTGCAGTCTCGGGTCTTGGCAGCCGGTAGCCCCGTCGAGGGTTGTCTACGAACCAGGCAATAAGGCCAGTCATCTGAGACTAGTGTATGGCGGCATAGCGAAGCCCATGCCTCCATCAGTGCCGGGATGGTCTCAACCTGCCCGTCGACCATGTATAAGCCTGTACAACAGAGCTGCGTTTACTCTTTGTGATCGTGACACTGCTCTTCACTGTGCACCATGATAAAACAGCGACTTGCAATAGCCCAGGACTCAAACGTGGTAGGGCGGCGTTGGTATGACTGGTTTCATCCAAATGACTGCAAGGAGGAACGCAAGCTTATCGTGAAGCTCGATCTACTGATCGTCATCTATGCTTTATCCTGTACTGGGTGAAGTACCTGGATCAGGTGAGAATCCCCTGAACACATCGAGGAAGCAGCAGGCTGATGGACCCCAGGCAAACATTAGTCTGTCCACTCTGGCAATTTGCAGGTGTCAAGGACTGACAGTGTTGCAGACAATGCCTACGTCTCCGGCATGTCAGAGGAACTCGGCTTCCACGGTAATGAGCTCGTGCACTTCCAAACGATGTACATGGTCGGTACGATTCTCGGTCAATTGCCATTCGCAGTCCTCTTCCCGAAAGTGCGAATGAACTGGCTGATACCAAGTCTGGACATCTGCTGGGGCATCTTCACACTGCTGCAATATCGCGCAAACAGCTATTCGGAGATCATGGCGTATCGTTTCATGGTCGGACTGTTCGAGCCGGCGTACTTTCCTGGAGTTCAATACGTCCTCGGTGCATGGTACCGAGCTGATGAAATCGGTCGACGTGGAGGCGTGTTCTATGTCGGCTTGACTCTAGGGACCCTGACCGCAGGTCTGCTTCAAGGCGCAGCTGTGGCAAACCTCGACGGTGCCAATGGACTCTCTGGCTGGCGGTGGGCGTTCATTATCAATACCATCATAACTCTGCCGCTGGGGTTCGTCGGCTTCTTCCTATGGCCAGGCACACCGGACAAGGTCAAGTCGGTCTTCCTGTCGGCAGAAGAAGTCGCCCTGGCCAAAAAGCGCCTGGAAAGAGCCGGCCACCGTCAGCCGGATCCGTTGACATGGGCTGGAGTGAAGCGAGTGTTCACCAGCTGGAGGCTGTACGTCCTCATAATGTGGGACACGTTCTTCTGCTGCAGTGCGACCAATACGACAGCTGCAGGATATCTGCTCTGGTTGAAGAGCCTCAATCGCTACTCCGTCGAGAGAGTAAACCAACTCAGCGTTACCTCGCCAGCAGTCGGCATATTCTACGTCCTCTTTATCGCCTTAGGGGCGGATTTTTTCCTTGGAAGAGCGCTCGCGATAACGCTGGCATCCACATGGAACCTGATCGGTCTCGTCATCTTGATCATTTGGAACGTTCCAGAGTATGCAAAGTGGTTCGCTTTCAACACGACTTATTCGTCAGTTGCCGTGAGCTCCGTGCTGTATGGCTGGGCAAACGACATCTTGAAGCAGAGAGCTCAGGAAAGATCATTTGCACTGGTAGCCATGACTGCCATTGGGCAGGCCACGGCTGCATGGACACCACTGCTGGTGAACAAGACAGTCGAAGCGCCACGGTTTCCGAAAGGCTATGCTTTCACGGCAGCGAGTGCAGTATTGCTCATCGCTATGACTTGGATTGTGAAGTGGATGCATGACAAGCAAGAGTAAGTGCATTAACCGTTAGCCAGGACAAGACTGACCAAGACTGTGCAGGAGAAGCACACAAAAGAGCGTATCGTCCGAAGAGAAGAGCATTGGAGATGCTGTGCTGATGAACGTGTCTCCCAAGCAGTGATTGATGCTATGATAAGCGGTTGTGGTAGGCAAGCAGGATGTCGCTCTCCAAGAATGACTGCAGTAGAAACCGTAGCATGAGGCCGCTTAGTCGTCAGTCGACTCCAATGCACGGCTCGAAAGGCATGCCTAGTCCAGGTCTCCATCGGAATAGATGGTTTCACAGCCTTAGCGTAGTCTTGGTTCAATGCAATGATCAAAATCTTCGCTTTTTGGGTGGAGGACCCCCTGCATCGCCATCTTCGTCCTCATCTCCTGCGTCTTCATCTTCGTCCTCATCCTCCTCTTCAGACTCAGTGTCCTCGTAGCCATCATCCAACATGTCGATCTGAAATGCCTTGACCTCAACAATGAAATGATCGCGATCATCCTGGTAAGTCCTACATTCCAGCACAACGCCATCGGCATAGTTCTTGTCTTCACTTGGGGTCTCAGCACAGCCATTATCGACCTCGGCCCGCTTATACTCCCGCTCTGTATGCTTGCGTGCAGCTGCGTTTGCTTCTTTAAGATCGAGGAACACGCCTAAGACATGGGTTTCTTCCTTCGCATCGTCTTCCCAGTGGTCATAATCGACCCTAGTCAGAGTGTAGGCAACATAGGGTCGTTGTAAGCTCGAGCTTTTGGGCGGCGCAGCGATGGGAACTGTCGCTTTTTGTGTCGGCTGCTGGGAAGCATGCTGCAGCAAAGGTGCAATCGGAGGAAGTGTATGCGCGTGTGGGAGCACCTGATGACCATTCGAAGGAATGCGAGGCTGCGCAGGCTGTTGTTGCTGTTGCAAGCCAGATCCTGTCGCAACTCCCGGATGATGGCGCCCACCGGTATGGATCGATTGGCTTTTGTTGAATAGCACCGATGTATTGCCTTGTAGATTCACCACGTTAGATGTCCCGGCTGAGGGAGGTACGCTCGGGCGTGATGCGTCTCGTCGAGTTGATCGGACAACCTCTAGTTCGAAAGGCTCTCTGTGCACCTCTCCGGTCTGGCAATAGGCACTGTACCCTCCAAAGTGATGATAGGTAACCTCGATACGTTGGGCACCTCCCGCCAGATCTTGAGCACATCGCTGTGCATTGAGGTTTGCTGAACCAACGCTGCTATGTTCGCTGATGAGGGTGGCCTTTTGACCGTACTGACTGAAATCGCGCAGGACGACGGCATGACATGGTTGAGCCATGCTTATGATTGCCATGTATCGACAATTGAGATGATCTGCAATAGATTCAAGGTCAGTCGCGGAGAAAAGACGCGTACCTTGACAGTCGCACGCGGTTCAACAGACTTCAGAGTCGTTGAGCCTAGCCCGGTACGACAAGCGTGTAAGTTTCGTGGCTGTCACGGCTTCCATGGTCGAGGTGCGGCCCGTGATGGTAGAGCACGACCAGACCGCAGTGACTTGGCCCCCCAGTGGCGTGTGATCCGGCGCATACCATAAGAGAGGCGGAGCAAGAGCTGAAACGCGATGAATGCCCTCAATGCACGTGGGGCGTGTTCGGCAGCGTGCCGCTGAGTCCTTCAAGTCCGCTGCTTCTTTGCGGGAGGTCCATCCTCTTGCTGCTCTAGCTCGCTGACGTCTTCGCCGTCTTTGGAATCATCGCTGGCATCTTCCGACTCCGAGAAACCAGCATCAAGCACATCAAGAACATATTGCTCAACTTCCACTGTGAAGTGATCTCGGTCGTCTTCCATGGTTCGGCATTCCAGATGGACGGCGCCCAGACTATTATACGACTGCTCTGAAGAGCCAGGATCTCGACCGGCTATGGGAAACGCACGCGAGCGTACACGTCGTGCGTGCTTGATTGCGGCATCATTCGCAGACTGAAGGTCCAAGAAAATGCCCATCAGGTGATGCTCCTCTTTGGCATCGTCTTTCCAGTGATCGTAATCGAGACGAGTGACAACATACGCCCACTGTATGGCTGTGGCTGCTGCTGCAACTGTTTGATCCGACATTTTTAAGTATGGCAATGGTGGTCATATCGAAAGGAGGAAGGAGGAACTGGAGTTCCTGCGTCTCCCGCATGGCTGACTCATCGGACCCACATTCACATGCCTTATCGTCGAACTTGCGCAAAGTATCAACATCATCGACGTGGCTCACTGCACTCTCACCACATACGGCAATGGCAGACCACGAATCGTTCCCCGAAGTGCAAGGCGGTGGATCCTTGATCCTCGCGTGGCAAGTGCGCAACAAGCGAGTCCTCGTCATCGGCGGCGGCG from Fulvia fulva chromosome 2, complete sequence harbors:
- a CDS encoding putative transporter SEO1; its protein translation is MSEELGFHGNELVHFQTMYMVGTILGQLPFAVLFPKVRMNWLIPSLDICWGIFTLLQYRANSYSEIMAYRFMVGLFEPAYFPGVQYVLGAWYRADEIGRRGGVFYVGLTLGTLTAGLLQGAAVANLDGANGLSGWRWAFIINTIITLPLGFVGFFLWPGTPDKVKSVFLSAEEVALAKKRLERAGHRQPDPLTWAGVKRVFTSWRLYVLIMWDTFFCCSATNTTAAGYLLWLKSLNRYSVERVNQLSVTSPAVGIFYVLFIALGADFFLGRALAITLASTWNLIGLVILIIWNVPEYAKWFAFNTTYSSVAVSSVLYGWANDILKQRAQERSFALVAMTAIGQATAAWTPLLVNKTVEAPRFPKGYAFTAASAVLLIAMTWIVKWMHDKQERSTQKSVSSEEKSIGDAVLMNVSPKQ